Within Arcobacter lacus, the genomic segment CTTTTATATAATCACTTATTAAATATCTATATTTATCATCTGTTTCGCTTTCAAAATATAGTTTATTCATCATTCCTGAATACATATATTCCAAAAACTTTGGTATAGTTAAACCATTTTCATTAGAACCTGTAAACCAGCTTGGAGATAAAAGAATCGCAATTCGTGCATTATCTCTTACTACTTGATTATCTAAAGCTGCTAATTGAGACATTATTACAAAAGTTTGATGCCCTTCATTACCTTGAACTCTTAATGGTATATTTAATTCATTATTAAAGAATTTTTGTGGTAAAAATCTTTGGTCAGGATATTTTACTAACTCTGAAGAACCAAATAATACGATTTTTCCACTTTCTAAATCACTTTGTAAACTTACTGTTTTTTGTAATGTATCTTGTAAAGGTTTTGTGTAGTAAGCAAGAATTTCATCTTTAAAAATAAAAATTCCTACTATAACTATAAAAGCTGAAATAAAAAGAGCAAGAATATTTGCAAAAAATTTATTCACTAAATTCTACTTTTTATATAATTTGCTAATTTTTCTAAACTATCAAAATTACTTTCGATAATATCTCTTGTATCAATTTTGATATTAAACTCTTCCTCTAACATCATAGCTAAATCAACTGTTCCCATACTATCAATCAAATTTGAAGTATATAAAGGCTCATCAATTTCAACTTTTTTAAAAGTTATCTCTTCTACTAAAGGCCTAATTCTTTCAATAATATCCACATTTCTCTCCTAAAGAATTTTTTCATCTAAAAAATATTTGACATTATATAAAATAATTACGATTATTAAGCAAAAAAATTAAAATTTTTTTGTAATTTTAATGCTATATTCTTTTATTATAATGCCAATTTCTTATAAGGAGTTTTATATGATATTAAAATTTAAAGAATTTTACCCAAAAATTGACCCAAGTGCTTGGATTGCACCAAGCGCAGATTTAATAGGAAACATCGAAATTGGCGAGGATTCTTCTGTTTGGTTTGGCTGTGTTATAAGGTCTGATGTAAATGAAGTCAGAATTGGTAAAAATACAAATATTCAAGATTTATCTTGTATTCATACAGATACAAATAGTAAAACTATAATCGGTAATAACGTAACAGTTGGGCATAAAGTTATGCTTCATGGATGTATAATTGAAGATAATTGTTTAATTGGTATGAGTGCAACTATTTTAGATAATGCAGTTATTGGTAAAGGAAGTATCGTGGGAGCAAATTCACTTGTAACTGCTGGAAAAGTTTTTCCACCAAGAAGTATGATTATGGGAAGTCCAGCAAAAGTAGTAAAACAATTAACCCTAGAAGATGAAGATAAACTTATAGCTCATGCAGCTCATTATGTAGAGTATAAAAATGAATATAGATAAAAAATAATAGGTTTCAGCCTATTATTTTACATTATTTAAAAAATCATCTACATATTTTACTTCACAAATAAAAACTAATAAATCATCTTTTTTTATCACATATGATGAATCAATATTTATAAACCAATTTCCTAAACTTTTATAAGAGACCATTTTTATATTTTTATATTGTTCTTCTATTTGAGAAATTTTTTTATCTATAAAATTATCATTTGCAAAAAGTTTTACCATCTTAATCGTATTACTTATATCTATCTCTTCAACAGTTATGGTATCAAGAAGTTTTTTAACTAACATTCTTCCAGCTATTTTTTCTGGATAGATTACTTTATAAGCTCCAATTTTTGATAAAATTTCTCCATGAGTTGAATTTATTGCTTTTGCAATAATTGTTTTATTATTTAAGTCTTTTAAAGCCATCACTGTTAAAATACTAGCTTCTATATTTTCTCCAATACTTACAATTACGGTATCAAGATTATAAATACCTACTTCTTGTAAAGCTTGTTTACTCATACTATCAACTACATAAGCGTCATCTATATATTCACTTATTTCTTGAACTTTTTTTTCATCATTATCAACTGCAATAACTTTTACATCTAATCTTGATAAACTTTTTGCAACATAAAATCCAAATCTTCCTAAACCAATAACAGCTACTGTTTTCATATTACTATCTTTCCTACTGGATATTTAAAATGTTTTGTTTTTGCTTTTCCTAATAAAATAATTCCAAAAGCAAAAACACCTAGTCTTCCACCTATCATCAAAACAATAATCAAACTTTTTCCAAAAGTATCAAACTGTTCAGATAGACTCAAAATTCCACCATTTCCAGTAGATACCCCCACTGTTCCAAAAGCTGAAACAACTTCAAAAAGTATTTTTAAAAATGGTAAATTTTGAGTTTCAACTAAAAGCAATGTTGCAAATAAAACAAAAAAAGATGAACTAATGATTATTGCTAAAGCTTTATTTATATATTTTTGTTCAATTGTTCTTTTGAAAATACTTGGTTGTTGATTGCTATCTTTTAAAATATAAATAACTGAAATTATCAAAATTGCAACAGTTGTTATTTTCATTCCTCCAGCTGTTCCTCCTTGCCCTGCTCCAATCATCATAAATAGAGTTGAAAAAAATAAAGATGAATCCTTTAAAGAAGCTAAATCTATACTATTAAATCCACTTGTTCTAAAATTTACTGATAAAAAAAATGAGTTTAAAATTTTTTCAAAAAAACTTAATTCGCCGAAAGTTTTTGGATTATTCCACTCTATTGATAAAAATAAAAACATTCCACCAACTATCAAAATAAGTGTTCCATAAAGCATAATTCTTGTATGAATCGAAAATCTTTTTGAAAATTTTCTATTTTCATAAATCTCAATTAAAACAAAATACCCTAAACCTCCAAAAATAATTAAAATAGACAAAGTAAAAAGTGTAATAAAATCATTTTGATATGACATTAGACAATCTGTAAAAAGAGAAAAACCTGCATTATTAAAAGCACTAATACTATGAAATATTCCATACCAGATAGCATCTTTTAATTCATATTTTTCTAAAAATTGAAAAGATAAAATAACTGCACCAAGTAACTCAATAAGTAAAACAGCTAAAATAATTTTTTTTACAAATTCTTTTACATCTGAATTTGGTAAATCTAAAGATTGTTTTATAGCTCTTTTTGCATCAAAATTTAAATTTTGTTTCATTGATAAAAAAAAGATAATAACTAAAGTCATATACCCTATTCCACCTAATTGAATGAGAATTAAAATAATTAATTCTCCTAAAAAAGTGAAATTTTCTGAAGTACTTGTAACAATCAATCCAGTTACGCTTGTAGCACTTGCTGCAGTAAATAAAGCATCAATAAAATTTAATTTCCCAATATGACAAATAGGTAAACTTAAAATTATTGCACCAAAAAAAACAATAAGTACATAACCTAAAAATATTGATTTTACGTATCGATGTTCCATCTATTTCCTTAGCAAGAAAATCTATAACCAATACCAGATTCTGTTTTAATATATTTTGGTCTAGTACTATTTTCTTCAATCTTTTTTCTTAAAGTATTTACATAAGTTCTTAAATATGGCATCTCATTTTGATAAGCAGTTCCCCAAACTTCTTGAAGTATTTGTTTATGAGTTAGGGTTTTATTTGGATGTAGCATAAAATATTTTAGTAATTCATACTCTATTGGAGTTAATTTTAATTTCTCTTTTTTTAAAAAAATATCCCTTGAAACAATATCAAGTTCAAGTTCATCACAAATAAAATTATTTGCTGATTCAACTTCTATATCTATACTTCTTCTTAAATTTGCTCTAATTCTAGCAAGTAGTTCATTTACAGAAAATGGTTTTGTTATATAATCATCAGCTCCCACATCAAGAGCTGCAACTATCTCTTTTTCATCATGACGTGCAGTTAAAACTATAACTGGAACCTTTGAAATCTCTCTTATTTGTTTTATTAAATCTTTTCCATCACCATCAGGTAATCCTAAATCAACTATTAATAAATTTGGATTATGGCTTAAAAACATCATCAGAGCATTTTTTTTATTTTCACTTGAAATAAAATCAAAATCATACTCTTTAAAAGTTATTTCCAAAAGTTTTCTTACCGATTTATCATCTTCAATTATTTGTATCAAATTTTTCATTCTATATTTACTCTTTTTACTATTGGCAATTCTATTTCTATTAAAATTCCATTCTCTTTTGTAATTGCTTTTATCTCTCCATTATGTAGTTTTACAATACTTTTACAAATTGCTAAACCTATTCCACTTCCTAAAATATCATTTGTATCTTCCAATCTATAAAATTTATCAAAAATATTTTTCAATCTTTTTTTATCTATATAATCAGTTTCATTAAATATTTTGATTTTTATAAAATTATTTAAATTTTCTACGTCTAAATCTATTTTTGTATCACTTTTTGAGTATTTAAAAGCATTATCAAGTAAATTTACAATTAATTGAGTCAAAAGAGTATTATCTCCCCAAAAAAGAGCTAATTCATCTATTTTTATATTCAATTTTTCATCATTTTGTTTTTGGGAAAATTCATTTAATGCAACTCCAATAATATCCTCAAAATCGCACCATTCTAGTTTTAAATCTATATTCTTATTTGATAATCTTGTGCTATCTAAAAGATTTGTAATCAATCTTTTCATTCTTAAAGATGCATAATTTATATCTTCTAATAAAGCCGATAAACTTTTATTATCTAGCTTTTCATTTGATAAAATTAGATTTATTGTTCCATGAATTGTAGAAAGAGGTGTTCTTAGATCATGAGAAATTATATGAAGTAAACTCTCTCTTAGTTCATTTTGTTTTTTTTGAGTAATCAAATTCTTAGCTTGAATTGTAATAATCAATCCAACAACTCCAAAAATTAAAAAACTCCAAAGATAAAGTTCATTATTTACATTAAAACTATATAAAGGTGGAATATATAAAAAATTCAAACATAATACACTCAAAAAAGTCATAAAAACTGTTGCTTTAATATTTCCATGAATTGCCACCACAACAACAGGAATTATATGAATTAAAGCTATATTTATAATTCCTAAATGTTCTCTAAAAAAATGGCTAATTGCGCTAATAATAGTTAAAATAATTAAAGCTTTAAAGATATATATATACTCTTTGTATTTATTAAATGTGTTTTTCATTTTAAGCTTTTGATAGTTTAAATAATAAAATTAAAGTTAGAATACTTAAGATAAAAAGCATTAGAAGATTTGAAGCTGACATAACAACCTCCTTTTAGATTTGTTATGTCAATTATATTTTATATATTGTAAAGAGAGAATCAAAAAAACATTAAAAATATAAAAATTTTATAAAGAAACTCTATTTATTTTTAGAATATTCTTCTTTTAATTTATTATATAAATCATCAAAACTTACATC encodes:
- a CDS encoding gamma carbonic anhydrase family protein → MILKFKEFYPKIDPSAWIAPSADLIGNIEIGEDSSVWFGCVIRSDVNEVRIGKNTNIQDLSCIHTDTNSKTIIGNNVTVGHKVMLHGCIIEDNCLIGMSATILDNAVIGKGSIVGANSLVTAGKVFPPRSMIMGSPAKVVKQLTLEDEDKLIAHAAHYVEYKNEYR
- a CDS encoding response regulator — translated: MKNLIQIIEDDKSVRKLLEITFKEYDFDFISSENKKNALMMFLSHNPNLLIVDLGLPDGDGKDLIKQIREISKVPVIVLTARHDEKEIVAALDVGADDYITKPFSVNELLARIRANLRRSIDIEVESANNFICDELELDIVSRDIFLKKEKLKLTPIEYELLKYFMLHPNKTLTHKQILQEVWGTAYQNEMPYLRTYVNTLRKKIEENSTRPKYIKTESGIGYRFSC
- a CDS encoding acyl carrier protein, whose amino-acid sequence is MDIIERIRPLVEEITFKKVEIDEPLYTSNLIDSMGTVDLAMMLEEEFNIKIDTRDIIESNFDSLEKLANYIKSRI
- a CDS encoding potassium channel family protein, producing the protein MKTVAVIGLGRFGFYVAKSLSRLDVKVIAVDNDEKKVQEISEYIDDAYVVDSMSKQALQEVGIYNLDTVIVSIGENIEASILTVMALKDLNNKTIIAKAINSTHGEILSKIGAYKVIYPEKIAGRMLVKKLLDTITVEEIDISNTIKMVKLFANDNFIDKKISQIEEQYKNIKMVSYKSLGNWFINIDSSYVIKKDDLLVFICEVKYVDDFLNNVK
- a CDS encoding sensor histidine kinase, whose protein sequence is MKNTFNKYKEYIYIFKALIILTIISAISHFFREHLGIINIALIHIIPVVVVAIHGNIKATVFMTFLSVLCLNFLYIPPLYSFNVNNELYLWSFLIFGVVGLIITIQAKNLITQKKQNELRESLLHIISHDLRTPLSTIHGTINLILSNEKLDNKSLSALLEDINYASLRMKRLITNLLDSTRLSNKNIDLKLEWCDFEDIIGVALNEFSQKQNDEKLNIKIDELALFWGDNTLLTQLIVNLLDNAFKYSKSDTKIDLDVENLNNFIKIKIFNETDYIDKKRLKNIFDKFYRLEDTNDILGSGIGLAICKSIVKLHNGEIKAITKENGILIEIELPIVKRVNIE
- a CDS encoding TrkH family potassium uptake protein, whose product is MEHRYVKSIFLGYVLIVFFGAIILSLPICHIGKLNFIDALFTAASATSVTGLIVTSTSENFTFLGELIILILIQLGGIGYMTLVIIFFLSMKQNLNFDAKRAIKQSLDLPNSDVKEFVKKIILAVLLIELLGAVILSFQFLEKYELKDAIWYGIFHSISAFNNAGFSLFTDCLMSYQNDFITLFTLSILIIFGGLGYFVLIEIYENRKFSKRFSIHTRIMLYGTLILIVGGMFLFLSIEWNNPKTFGELSFFEKILNSFFLSVNFRTSGFNSIDLASLKDSSLFFSTLFMMIGAGQGGTAGGMKITTVAILIISVIYILKDSNQQPSIFKRTIEQKYINKALAIIISSSFFVLFATLLLVETQNLPFLKILFEVVSAFGTVGVSTGNGGILSLSEQFDTFGKSLIIVLMIGGRLGVFAFGIILLGKAKTKHFKYPVGKIVI